One Flavobacteriales bacterium genomic window, CTAGATTGACCTCCACCTGCTGATGCTCATTGATGTCGATCAGCTTTTTCAGATTCAGGTCCAATCGGTGATAGGGGGTGAGACGTTTGCTGTTGAGGTCGCCCAGTATATTGAATACCTCATCGGGATTCTCATTATAATAGTCTCCGTCTATCTCTCCACCGAAGCTGAGTTGCTGAGCAAATCCTCTGTTGGGAGTGAAGGGCAGCTCCGACCCGAAGTTCCATCGGATGTTGGTCTCCCAGCTATTCTCCTTACCGAAGCGATAGGTACCGATCAGGTTGACGTTATGTCGTCTATCGAATACCGGTGCGTAAGAACGAATGCCGTCCCATCTATCCGACTTCTGCAATGAATACACTGCCCAGATATCGAAATCCCGCTCTTTATACTTGAGTACGAGGTCCACTCCTTGGGCCAGGCCGGTCTCAATGATGTAATTCTTCTTCAATTCATCCGGGACATCCGTATTGTTGATGTCATCCTCGAAGATCTTGTTCCGGTTGGTGTTGATCAATTGGGTGAAGTCCTTGATATACCCTTCCAGATTCACCTCCAGATTGCGCGTGATATCATACTCGATACCTGCCACGTAGTGAATGGATTTCTGCAGTCGATGTTTTCGGTCCACTACATCTCCCTCTTCTGTAACGAAGCTCTCCTGTAGATCCTCTGGTCCACTCAGGAAGCCATAGAAGAAGTTGACCACATCCCGGTCGGAATTGGCAGCGATGAGGTTCTGAGAGTAGAGACCAGCGGCTGCTTTCAGTCTGATCTGGTCGGTGATGTTGTATTTAGCTCCTACCCGGGGTTCAAATGAGAATTCGGCCAGGGAAGCATAGTAATGCCCGCGTATACTCGGCTCGAATACCAAGCGTTTGGCCTTGAGTTTATAGGAGAAGTACCCGGCCACCTCGGTCGTGTTCTCTTCCTGAGTGGTCTCCAGACCTATCGCATTACTGAATTTGAAATTGGTCTGGAAGCCCAGTACCTCGAATCCGTATTTGAATTCATTGTCCCCGCTGAAGTACTTGAAGTTCAATCCCATATTGAAGCCATTCACCCCACTCGATCGGGGAGGGAGGGTCACGTCACTGAGTTGGATCTCATAGTCGGAGAAGGCGAAATTCCCTTCGATCAGCGTAGGTGTATTCCCAGGGATGAGTACGAAATTGGCACCCACTCCATAGGTGTTCCAGTTCAGGTCACTCACACCTTGGTAGAATACCTCATCTTGGAAATTGAAACCGAAGAAGTTGACCTTGCTACCATTGGAACCGTTGAAACTCAGTTTCCCATATAGATCCTGATAGATGAAGGGGAGACCTTCTCCGTCATTGATCCAGGAATAAAGGGATTTAGAGGTCTTATCCAGATAGCTGCGCTTGGCCGATAGAACGAAACTGCTCGAGGCTCCACCTGGCTCACTGGGAGACTTCAAAGGTCCTTCGATGAGAGCCTTGGCACCGAAAGTCGATGCGCTCACCTTACCGGCAATCCGCTGCTTGTTCCCATCACGAGTGGTGATATCCATCACAGAAGAGATTCGTCCACCATACTCGGCATTGAATCCACCAGAATACACATCAGCATTTCGTAGGATATCCGTATCGAAGACCGAGAAGAGCCCGATCGAGTGGAAGGGATTGTAAACGATCATCCCATCCAGCAGCACCTTGTTCTGTACGGGACTACCACCACGTATATACAATTGTCCCCCTTGGTCACCGGTGAATACGACACCGGGAAGTACTTGGAGATACTGGGCCAGATCGGCCTCTCCACCCTGTGAAGGCAATGACTGGATTTCTTTGGGGGTGATCTTCTCTACCGAGATCTTGACCTGGTTCTGGGCATCTTGTTTTTCAGCACTGATGGTGACCGTGCGTATGTTGATGGCCGACTGGGTCAGAAATAGCTTCTTGGTCATTATCTCACCGGCTGCAACGGTGATGTTCTCTCTGAGCGTATCATAGCCCAGATAGGTCACAATAAGCGTGTAAGTGCCAGGAGGTACCTTGGTGATCTGATAGAATCCATTGACATCTGTAGCAGCACCTATGGTAGTACCTTGCAGATATACATTGGTGAAGATCACGGGCTCTCCCGTATCCTTCTCATAGACGAATCCCCGGATGGTGGCATCTTGGGAGAAAAGAAAACCGGATAGGATAAGAAAGAAGGTCGTAAGTGTTAAGGCACGCATAGGCCGAGTAGCTTATTGATTCGGGTCGGAGGCAAAAATAG contains:
- a CDS encoding TonB-dependent receptor; the protein is MRALTLTTFFLILSGFLFSQDATIRGFVYEKDTGEPVIFTNVYLQGTTIGAATDVNGFYQITKVPPGTYTLIVTYLGYDTLRENITVAAGEIMTKKLFLTQSAINIRTVTISAEKQDAQNQVKISVEKITPKEIQSLPSQGGEADLAQYLQVLPGVVFTGDQGGQLYIRGGSPVQNKVLLDGMIVYNPFHSIGLFSVFDTDILRNADVYSGGFNAEYGGRISSVMDITTRDGNKQRIAGKVSASTFGAKALIEGPLKSPSEPGGASSSFVLSAKRSYLDKTSKSLYSWINDGEGLPFIYQDLYGKLSFNGSNGSKVNFFGFNFQDEVFYQGVSDLNWNTYGVGANFVLIPGNTPTLIEGNFAFSDYEIQLSDVTLPPRSSGVNGFNMGLNFKYFSGDNEFKYGFEVLGFQTNFKFSNAIGLETTQEENTTEVAGYFSYKLKAKRLVFEPSIRGHYYASLAEFSFEPRVGAKYNITDQIRLKAAAGLYSQNLIAANSDRDVVNFFYGFLSGPEDLQESFVTEEGDVVDRKHRLQKSIHYVAGIEYDITRNLEVNLEGYIKDFTQLINTNRNKIFEDDINNTDVPDELKKNYIIETGLAQGVDLVLKYKERDFDIWAVYSLQKSDRWDGIRSYAPVFDRRHNVNLIGTYRFGKENSWETNIRWNFGSELPFTPNRGFAQQLSFGGEIDGDYYNENPDEVFNILGDLNSKRLTPYHRLDLNLKKLIDINEHQQVEVNLGVTNIYNRENIFYIARDSFEFVYQLPILPSLGISWTF